TTAATGCCGCTTGAGAAATTTGCTTCCCAATGGGGCTTGTCAGAGCTGCAACTAGCTCTTGGTTTTATTGGCCTACTTTTTTTGGTATGGGTAATTGTTTATAACATTCGTAATGCCAAGAGTCGAAAAGGTGACGAAGATTTACGAATAGAACCATCCTCTGAGCCTGCAGAACCCATTGTTGAAGAGCCAATTGTTGTTTCTCCTAATCTCTACCAAACTCCATTGGTGCAAGCAATCGACCCACGCATTGATTGTGTGATTGCCCTGCGTTTTCCAGAGCCCATTTCAGGGATCGAGATCTTAGAAGCTCTTAGGGAGTGGTCTGACCTACAAATACCTTGGATGGCTGATGGCCTAGTCCCCACAAATTCTGGTGAGGGTGTTTGGGGAGTCCTAGATGCCAATCGCTTATATGCGGAGATTCAATTAGCAGTGCAGTTAGCCAGTCGTCGAGGCCCTATTGGGGTCCTTGAGTTATCCGATTTTTGCTCTCGGGTGCAAGCCCTCGCAGAGACTTTGGATGCTCAGATCGATATGCCAGCAGTAGGTACGATGCTCGATAGCTCCAAGGAGTTGGATGCACTTGCTGCACAAAGTGATGTTCTCTTAGGCATCAATATCGTGTTTGATCAGCAAGCATGGTCTTGGCCTCATTTGGATTCGGTACTCACCCAACGGGGCTTTAAACGAAGTAATGATGGCACATCACTTGAATATCCCATTCAAGGTAAGACAGTATTTCGTACGGCACAATTGGATCATCACTCACCCATTAGCCAGATCACTCTTTTGCTCGAGGTCCCGGTCGTTTCTGCCGTATTACAACCATTCGATCGAATGCTGAATGAAGCGGCTGATATTGCAGAAGCGTTGCAAGGGCGTCTAGTGGACGATAACGGCGTTAATCTCACCGAAGGCTCTGTGAATGTGATTCGGAAGCAGCTTGATGTCCTGTATGCCCAGTTAGAAAAATCTGGCATTGCTGCTGGATCAGCTACTGCCATTCGATTATTTAGTTAGGATAGCAATTGAGTAAAGGTAGATCCTCAGAAGCGGATCGTTATTGTTATTTACAGACAGAGCTTGCGCGTCTGGAGCATGCTTATTATGTGCTTGATCAACCCTTGGTACCCGATGCAGAATACGATCGCTTGTATCGAGAGCTTCTAGACCTAGAGCAAAACCATCCAGATTGGATAACAGCAGATTCTTTATCACAGCGCGTCGGCGGTACTCCTCTTAAGGTATTTAATGAGGTTAAGCATGCTGTACCCATGCTCTCATTAAATAATGCGTTTGAGGAGTCAGAGTTAGTCAGTTTTGATCGTCGCTGCCGCGAGGGATTGGGGCTTGAGACGGTGGAGTACGCTTGCGAACTCAAGTTTGATGGCCTCGCAATCTCTTTGCGTTATGAAGGTGGAGTATTGATCCAAGCGGCTACTCGGGGCGATGGTGCAAGTGGCGAGGATGTCACAGCTAATATCCGCACAATTCACTCCATCCCTTTGCGCTTGACTGGAAAAAAAATTCCGGATGTGCTGGAAGTGCGTGGTGAAGTCTTTATGCACCGTAAAGATTTTGAGCGGATGAATAAACATGCTGCAACCCTAGGAGAAAAAGAATTTGCGAATCCTAGAAATGCCGCTGCTGGAAGCTTGCGTCAACTCGACTCGAAGATCACTGCGAAGCGACCCCTAAGTTTCTTTGCCTATGGATTGGGCGCACTAGAGCCTGCGAACTGGCTTCCTAAAAGTCATAGTCAACTACTCGACTTATATCTGGAACTTGGTCTGCCAGTTTGTCATGAACGTCGTGTTGTAAGTTCCGTAGAGGGACTTCAGCAGTTCTATCAAGAGATTGGAGCAAAGCGTAATCAATTGCCCTATGAAATTGATGGCGTCGTCTATAAGGTCAATTTGTTTAAACAGCAAAACACCTTGGGGTTTGTCTCACGTGCGCCACGTTTTGCCATAGCACATAAATATCCCGCTCAAGAAGAAATCACGACCGTATTGGATATCAATGTCCAGGTTGGGCGAACCGGTGCTATTACCCCAGTTGCCCGTTTATCACCAGTCATAGTCGGCGGCGTTACCGTAACGAAT
This genomic interval from Polynucleobacter sp. UK-FUSCHL-C3 contains the following:
- the ligA gene encoding NAD-dependent DNA ligase LigA; its protein translation is MSKGRSSEADRYCYLQTELARLEHAYYVLDQPLVPDAEYDRLYRELLDLEQNHPDWITADSLSQRVGGTPLKVFNEVKHAVPMLSLNNAFEESELVSFDRRCREGLGLETVEYACELKFDGLAISLRYEGGVLIQAATRGDGASGEDVTANIRTIHSIPLRLTGKKIPDVLEVRGEVFMHRKDFERMNKHAATLGEKEFANPRNAAAGSLRQLDSKITAKRPLSFFAYGLGALEPANWLPKSHSQLLDLYLELGLPVCHERRVVSSVEGLQQFYQEIGAKRNQLPYEIDGVVYKVNLFKQQNTLGFVSRAPRFAIAHKYPAQEEITTVLDINVQVGRTGAITPVARLSPVIVGGVTVTNATLHNEDEVRRKDVRVGDTVVVRRAGDVIPEVVSVVLDRRPKNAKPFEIPSQCPICDSHIERLVDEAVARCSGGLFCAAQRKQALLHFAHRRAMDIEGLGDKIVDQLVDLNLVRTPADLYRLGFSALANLERMGDKSADNLIQSITQSKSTSLPRFIFGLGIRHVGESTAKDLAKHFGNMHALMDAQLDDLLTVNDVGPVVANSIISFMSESHNREVIEQLLASGIEFQVEERIAGVDLSGKTFVLTGTLPTMSRDQAKALLEAAGAKVAGSVSQKTSYVVAGTDAGSKLEKATELGISVLDEDALMKLLGR
- a CDS encoding cell division protein ZipA C-terminal FtsZ-binding domain-containing protein, translated to MPLEKFASQWGLSELQLALGFIGLLFLVWVIVYNIRNAKSRKGDEDLRIEPSSEPAEPIVEEPIVVSPNLYQTPLVQAIDPRIDCVIALRFPEPISGIEILEALREWSDLQIPWMADGLVPTNSGEGVWGVLDANRLYAEIQLAVQLASRRGPIGVLELSDFCSRVQALAETLDAQIDMPAVGTMLDSSKELDALAAQSDVLLGINIVFDQQAWSWPHLDSVLTQRGFKRSNDGTSLEYPIQGKTVFRTAQLDHHSPISQITLLLEVPVVSAVLQPFDRMLNEAADIAEALQGRLVDDNGVNLTEGSVNVIRKQLDVLYAQLEKSGIAAGSATAIRLFS